In Metopolophium dirhodum isolate CAU chromosome 5, ASM1992520v1, whole genome shotgun sequence, the sequence agttaatacttattaactattaactattaactaattacttaataacaattataatttttttctttatatgtaTCACTAATTTACTTTCCACATTTTGAATGCtgttaagtaaatatatttttataaatatatggtgGGTCTATAATATAAGGACTATCTCATCGTATGCGACGTGTATCGTGTGACTCCCACGATAATCattctgtattttatattgttttatgcaAAATAcactttttagtattttacattattaaatatataatggagTTACTTGCAAccattatcagaaaaaaaaaatgtatacaattatatttgagTTATCTGCttactaaacaatatataatattaaacataatatatatatgtataagtatatagcctgcatataggtacctatgcttGATATGGCAAAATAGCTCTTTAAATCAGTAACCAATATGTctctcaaaaattcaaaataattttttatgatttttatgctATTAATGTACAAAGAACACCTCGTTCTGGTTATGATGTTGCTCATGGTTTTGGATCACAACATTTTCCCCctttgtattcaattattatcaactgtatttattttctgtagtcaattatgtattattaattatattatttatattggaatttattttccgtaataaaaattataattattattattattattattattatttttattataaataaaatattatatacattattacagtTATAGAGTTTTGATACATTATCTGAATAatggttgtataataattaggaTAGTCATGATAATAACCATAATAGGTACttgtatatttatactaattataatattactagattGGGTGGGAACTTAAGTTAGTTTTTAAGTATGATTAGATTAGAACATGAAATTCCGTAGCCTTATCGtcgttattcattgttgtggaaaaataataaactataatatcgaATATTTTTGTACACATCTATGTGGctttacatcaataataataaattcacctatccgtaaattttaaatattgaaaaaagacATTTCCgtgatatgtatattattattaccatattatttttacaagccATTTTCAGACTGAAATTCAACAAGATTTGAATAATTGCGAAACTAATGAATTGTacgattatagtataattattatttatgttgaaaaggttttgaaatttcgtttatatttcgtttatattacctatacacttcaaaataaaaaataatttatatgatgttGACAGTCATACAATGTGACTGAGAGTAAAAACGTTCACTGCTACTAGTTCCTGGACCACCCTGGTTCATAGCagcaaaaaccttgccacacataaaCGTGTTGCCTACCAACCATGATAGTCCATAACTcctaaaatagctaatggccatagttccCGGgctcaagttaataaaaaaaaaaaaaaataaatatatataacattatcaatataatcatttttttatttttagtacttaTAACGTTACAGGGTTatttagtacaaaatatataaataatacaattgagCATATAAATTCAACGACGCATATTGacgtttagtttttttattctatttatttagGGCCAAAGTGGATACCTTTTGTGGGAAATACGTACCAATTATCTAAATTGGCCGCTACCAAAAATGGTCAATATTTGGCATTTGAGGAGCTCCGTCAAAGATACAAGTCTGACATCATTGGGTTGAAATTAGGACGTGAATACGTCGTTATTGTGTTCGGAAACGATCTATTGAATGAAACGTTTCATAGAGAAGAATTTCAGGGTCGgcctgataatttttttatgagacTCCGGACAATGGGTAAACGTAGAggtaaatataacataacacgttgtacttatataaaatatttttatactccattaaaaaaatctataaatgcAATCCTACATAATAAAACGCTTTTTAAATAATGTCGCTAAGTGTAATAGGTAGTGAAATACGAAtagaaatactaaatagtaaatagattGGAATATTGGATGTAGAAATCGTTGCATTTTCAACGATTCAAATAAAcagtacaatatacaataaattagtttagaacattatattataaatatatataaatatatttatacctagcggggattaagtaatttttatagttgATTCGTTTCATTTATTCTGTGGTTATACAGTCTACAGTTAAGAGTattgattgaaaaaaataaataatcgtttACGTTTTatagctatagcctataaggattgaaaatgtaagacAAGGATTCTCAAAAAGTTAATACagcataactaaaaaatataaaacccagttattttttcagacattttaagttcaaatttggatgaaattacattttcaaaccgagagtaacggttttagttattttgtcgtaattaaaaaatatgggaATAAGacacttttagagtatattattatattttatacacgcaatggcatttttaaatgtattttttttgggcaaaaatgtatttgacCTACTgttgtactaatgcctaatagcaaaatatattactttaatcacaattaaATCATCAAAATACTTACTAATATTATGGGCTCAgggtcttcgctcagaatcgtattttgtatacaatgattttatatcatagaaCTCAAATTTAAaccaatccattacagtgacccacttgtacccAGCTACTGTACGtcagagcaacacccacttgcctgattttttttttgtatttgtaggtgggtagtataaaaaaatgatttattggtTTCTAAATTGTGTATCAAGGTTGGAGGTtgggtagttaaattaaaaatttggtaCACCTTGATTTTGTTTGATAGCCGCCACTAGGCCCTCCCTGGTGGCTGGTAGGCAATCCCACTACGTCATATAGCGGAAAATGTacgacagcatatcaagtataAAGTAGggaatgtgcgaaaattcgatttgatctgcccgattaaccaatggcaaccgataaaataataaatactaataagtaatttctACTAAATATTTCTCCTGTAACCAATagtaacaatttatataaacaaaaatttccaccataaatctcaaaatccccgttTAATTACCTCTCCGGGTTGGACCTACCGTTCCAACTGTGAATCTAAATCATACCGGGAaccacacaaacacacacaaaaaatttcatcaaaatcggtcaagccgttaTAGGAAATAGGAATGCTTAAAGGACACAcaaacaaacattcatttttatatagggaggtatagatatagatatagataaataaataaaaaataaatagttaaatgtacaaaatgaaatttaaattttgatgtcTGAAATTCTTTTTTATCTGTAAATgatcaattcaaattttacaaaaaaaattaagaatttccaTAGGAGTGTCCCCGAAtcctaatatataatttattatatacatgatatgtattaaaataggtataacgATGACTGACGGAGATCTTTGGAAAGTACATAGATCGTTTGCGGTCAGACACTTGAAATTACTTGGCTTAGGACAGAGAAGGGTGGATGAATTGATTCATGATGAATATCAACTCATGGTAGAACGCCTATTCGATGCGACGAAAAGTGTAACGCCGACCTTATACTTGCAATCAGCTGTAATGAATGTTTTGTGGGAGCTGACAGCTGGCACTAAATTCGAAGACCCTAAACTGTTAACGTTGATGAGGAAACGGAGTTCAGCATTCGACATGGCCGGTGGGCTGCTCAACCAGATACCATGGATACGGTATTTGGCACCCACCAGGACGGGTTTCTCACTCATAACTGAAATCAATCAACAACTTTACTCATTGATATCCGTAAGatctcattaaaattattatattcttacatCTCCTTATAGGAGCTTATAGTGTTTGACAttggtggggaggggggggggggggctgaagcTCAGGTCTATACTGGAAATTCCAATATTCTATATAgtaaaatcattgttttttttttggaggaaGGCTGGGTAAGTCACAattatttgcgcctatgcaccttatattttatacgttttaaacctaacaaatatattatattatgatactatattattttgttttgactgTTCCTGCATTTTTCATACATAATTTAAGggttctaatttttaaaagatttacATAATGTTACACAACTGTCCCCTTTATTGATAAATTGAGATAGATGTGTAATAACGATTGTAACTTGGAgatattcaataatagttacCTAATATTCTATTTGTGATTTATCAACATTAAACACTGTCCTCATTCGCCAGAATtaaattcactaaaaaaaattcaatggaattgaatatttattgatgataaattgttttataaatataaacctgtatcatataatatatatatgtatatttcataCAGAATATTATTGTGGAACACAAGAAAACGATAACTGATACTACCAGAGATTTTATTGATGCATATTTACATCAAAtgaaaaaagaagaaatatataatacaatgtttactGGTTAGtagtttcttattaattttataattagtttttagaTTAAGCttacatttaactattatacattcatgtattataagttatgaccTATAAGCTTAAGAATAAAAACAACTACtctaatatgtacatataaataatatatctttcctccataatttgttttttttatattaaagccattgaaaaaacatttatattatactaaaataataatgattttatacaaataaaaattaatttcatgtaACACTAACAAATAAGAATAATGACgatgataatagtataaataatatattagtattaataattaataacacattttatattattatttatgtatattctaatacattttttaaaatgaacGAATTTATTTTAGAAGAACAATTGATAGCTGTTTGT encodes:
- the LOC132945100 gene encoding probable cytochrome P450 305a1, which gives rise to MSLLLMSWYFVCFVTVILLLIALRTCRKPKNYPPGPKWIPFVGNTYQLSKLAATKNGQYLAFEELRQRYKSDIIGLKLGREYVVIVFGNDLLNETFHREEFQGRPDNFFMRLRTMGKRRGITMTDGDLWKVHRSFAVRHLKLLGLGQRRVDELIHDEYQLMVERLFDATKSVTPTLYLQSAVMNVLWELTAGTKFEDPKLLTLMRKRSSAFDMAGGLLNQIPWIRYLAPTRTGFSLITEINQQLYSLISNIIVEHKKTITDTTRDFIDAYLHQMKKEEIYNTMFTEEQLIAVCLDLFIAGSSTTSSTLDFAILAMARWPDVQAKVQSTLDEIQPPGTYITAEQILKNRYVEAVLLETKRLNHVTPIIGPRRVLRNTNLNGYNIPKNTTILMSLYSVHQDQLKWGDPEVFRPERFMDTNGKINTTEDMYFFGFGKRRCPGEALAQRFVNLAFANLIHDYIIEIDQLPDGVNCGILLTPKPYKIKMTKRK